From one Lycium ferocissimum isolate CSIRO_LF1 chromosome 5, AGI_CSIRO_Lferr_CH_V1, whole genome shotgun sequence genomic stretch:
- the LOC132057263 gene encoding uncharacterized protein LOC132057263 isoform X2 codes for MELKCSFIAIFLLLLLLAAPSFSSSSSGKMDLTNVESGIYDIDYRGPETHTNIPPPKGGRHNSHHQGMLFHHKATEPGKRGKKNHG; via the exons ATGGAGCTTAAGTGTAGCTTCATTGCCATCTTCCTCCTCCTATTACTCCTCGCCGCACCTTCTTTTTCGTCTTCTTCTTCAG GGAAAATGGATTTAACAAATGTGGAGTCAGGGATTTATGATATTGATTATAGGGGACCAGAAACTCATACAAACATACCTCCACCAAAAGGGGGAAGGCATAACAGTCATCATCAAGGCATGTTGTTTCATCACAAAGCTACTGAGCCtggaaaaagg GGAAAGAAAAATCATGGATGA
- the LOC132057263 gene encoding uncharacterized protein LOC132057263 isoform X1, with the protein MELKCSFIAIFLLLLLLAAPSFSSSSSGKMDLTNVESGIYDIDYRGPETHTNIPPPKGGRHNSHHQGMLFHHKATEPGKRVRNSIPNMIV; encoded by the exons ATGGAGCTTAAGTGTAGCTTCATTGCCATCTTCCTCCTCCTATTACTCCTCGCCGCACCTTCTTTTTCGTCTTCTTCTTCAG GGAAAATGGATTTAACAAATGTGGAGTCAGGGATTTATGATATTGATTATAGGGGACCAGAAACTCATACAAACATACCTCCACCAAAAGGGGGAAGGCATAACAGTCATCATCAAGGCATGTTGTTTCATCACAAAGCTACTGAGCCtggaaaaagggtaagaaaCTCCATTCCTAACATGATTGTGTAG